A genomic region of Enterococcus sp. 12C11_DIV0727 contains the following coding sequences:
- the ygfK gene encoding putative selenate reductase subunit YgfK: MSDIMHPISIDGLLNWILNEYKNESTIFGVRKFYKADSSKTMPLFGEKMETPCGPAAGPHTQLSQNIIASYLTGSRFFEVKTVQIIDGEDLPVSKPCITAADECYNVEWSTELRVPQAYDEYVKGWFVLKLLSKELGLGDPDGFIFNMSVGYDLAGIQSPKVDKYITDMQDAENTPIWQECKAAAYKYLPQFNFIDKEFIEGISPNVCRSITLSTLHGCPSDEIERITTYLLEEKGLNSFIKCNPTMLGYEYTRQTMDELGFDYMVFDDHHFVADLQFEDAVPMLKRLQTLADKKGLNFGVKITNTFPVGIAEDELPGDEMYMSGRSLFPLSISLAKKLSDAFDGKLQISYSGGADIFNIKDIFDAGIWPITMATTLLKPGGYQRMNQVANLLSESDYPTQVRVDLDKLIAIVEKAKTQGRYKKSIKLSESPKLRTTVPLTNCYTAPCRSDGGCPIDQDIPAYLRYVSEGNYLEALKVIVDKNPLPFITGTICAHPCMTKCTRQFYEGSIKIREAKLEAAEHAYDELMATMEKPVRKENAPKTAVVGGGPAGISAGFLLAREGMPVTVFEKADTIGGVCSQIVPEFRISMKSVQNDVEMAKFMGAEFKTGKAAPSIEALREQGYTNVIYAIGAWKHGKLRLEAGETLNSLEFLKANRENPQVNPYGEQIVVVGGGNTAMDCARAATTLPGVKKVSVVYRRDKRNMPADEEELYFALEDGVEFLELLSPIKLDNGLLTCEKMRLGERDGSGRRKPVGTGEYTEVPADTVVAAVGEKVDTDFYQSIGITTDQYGKVVSNQATLETNLKDVYVIGDANLGPATIVEAIADATKAAGNICQIHNHHYEQTNLNDDSAAVRNKRGLLETNEALCGQASNCLECSTICESCMDVCPNRANIVVTVKGQPQIVHVDRMCNECGNCETFCPYASAPYKDKFTLFNTEADFQNSTNSGFYVIDPREKICLVRLWSNTSTVHLTAQGVDIPADIIELMDTMIEEYEYCMQM, translated from the coding sequence ATGAGTGACATCATGCACCCGATTTCGATCGATGGGTTATTGAACTGGATCTTAAACGAATATAAAAATGAATCAACAATTTTTGGTGTAAGAAAGTTTTATAAAGCTGATTCCAGTAAGACAATGCCTTTATTTGGTGAAAAAATGGAGACACCTTGTGGCCCTGCTGCAGGACCACATACCCAGTTATCTCAAAATATTATTGCCTCTTATTTGACCGGTTCACGTTTTTTTGAAGTTAAAACAGTTCAAATTATTGATGGAGAAGATTTACCTGTAAGTAAGCCGTGTATTACAGCAGCTGATGAGTGCTACAACGTAGAATGGTCAACTGAATTGCGTGTTCCCCAAGCTTATGACGAATATGTCAAAGGGTGGTTTGTTTTAAAACTACTTAGTAAAGAACTTGGTTTAGGAGACCCAGATGGATTTATTTTCAATATGAGTGTTGGGTATGATTTAGCTGGTATTCAGTCGCCAAAAGTTGATAAATATATTACAGATATGCAAGATGCTGAAAATACACCGATTTGGCAAGAATGTAAAGCAGCTGCCTATAAATACTTACCACAATTCAACTTTATCGACAAAGAATTTATCGAAGGAATCAGTCCAAATGTGTGCCGTTCAATCACACTTTCTACACTACATGGCTGTCCATCAGACGAAATCGAGCGAATCACAACTTATTTATTAGAAGAAAAAGGGTTAAATTCATTTATTAAGTGTAATCCAACTATGCTTGGTTATGAGTACACACGTCAAACAATGGATGAACTAGGTTTTGATTATATGGTTTTTGATGATCATCATTTTGTAGCAGATTTACAATTTGAAGATGCGGTTCCGATGCTAAAACGACTACAGACTTTAGCAGACAAGAAAGGGTTAAACTTTGGCGTGAAAATCACGAATACTTTTCCTGTTGGGATTGCTGAAGATGAATTACCTGGGGATGAAATGTATATGTCAGGACGTTCATTATTCCCATTGAGTATTTCCTTAGCTAAAAAATTGTCGGATGCATTCGATGGAAAACTGCAAATTTCTTATTCTGGCGGTGCAGATATTTTCAATATTAAAGATATTTTTGATGCGGGGATTTGGCCGATTACGATGGCTACAACATTATTGAAACCAGGTGGCTATCAACGCATGAACCAAGTAGCGAATCTGTTAAGTGAATCAGATTATCCAACACAAGTACGTGTTGATCTAGATAAACTGATAGCAATCGTTGAAAAAGCAAAAACACAAGGTCGCTACAAAAAATCAATCAAATTATCTGAAAGTCCTAAACTACGTACAACCGTTCCATTAACTAATTGTTATACAGCTCCTTGTCGTAGTGACGGAGGTTGTCCAATCGATCAAGATATTCCAGCTTATCTTCGTTACGTTAGCGAAGGCAACTATTTGGAGGCCTTAAAAGTGATCGTGGATAAAAATCCGTTGCCTTTCATAACGGGAACAATTTGTGCGCATCCTTGTATGACAAAATGTACCCGTCAGTTCTATGAAGGATCGATCAAAATTCGTGAGGCAAAACTGGAAGCGGCTGAACATGCTTATGACGAATTAATGGCGACGATGGAAAAACCAGTTCGAAAAGAAAATGCGCCTAAAACAGCGGTTGTAGGTGGTGGACCAGCTGGAATCTCTGCTGGATTCTTACTTGCTCGTGAAGGAATGCCAGTCACTGTATTTGAAAAAGCAGATACGATCGGCGGAGTTTGTAGTCAAATCGTACCAGAATTTAGAATTTCAATGAAATCTGTTCAAAACGATGTTGAAATGGCTAAATTTATGGGAGCGGAATTTAAGACTGGAAAAGCTGCACCGAGTATTGAAGCATTACGTGAACAAGGCTATACCAATGTTATTTATGCAATCGGTGCATGGAAACATGGGAAGTTAAGATTAGAAGCAGGTGAAACGCTAAACTCGCTAGAATTCTTAAAAGCCAATCGCGAAAATCCTCAAGTCAATCCATATGGTGAACAAATCGTAGTGGTTGGCGGTGGAAATACTGCAATGGATTGTGCTAGAGCTGCAACTACTTTACCGGGAGTGAAGAAGGTTTCTGTTGTTTACCGTCGAGACAAACGTAACATGCCAGCTGATGAGGAAGAGTTGTACTTCGCGTTAGAAGATGGTGTGGAATTCTTAGAGCTATTGTCACCAATTAAATTGGACAATGGGTTATTAACTTGTGAAAAAATGCGCTTAGGTGAACGTGACGGCTCTGGTCGTCGTAAACCTGTTGGAACAGGCGAATATACGGAAGTTCCAGCTGATACAGTTGTAGCTGCTGTTGGTGAAAAAGTTGATACAGACTTTTATCAATCAATTGGGATTACAACTGATCAATATGGGAAAGTCGTGTCAAATCAAGCAACGTTAGAAACAAATTTAAAAGATGTTTATGTGATTGGAGATGCTAATCTAGGACCGGCAACAATTGTGGAAGCCATTGCTGACGCAACGAAAGCTGCAGGAAATATTTGTCAAATCCATAATCATCATTATGAACAAACAAATCTAAACGATGATTCTGCAGCTGTGCGTAATAAACGAGGCCTACTAGAAACAAATGAAGCTTTGTGCGGCCAAGCAAGCAATTGTTTAGAATGTTCAACGATCTGCGAATCTTGTATGGATGTTTGTCCAAATAGAGCCAATATTGTTGTAACAGTCAAAGGGCAACCACAAATTGTTCATGTTGATCGTATGTGTAATGAATGCGGCAACTGTGAAACGTTTTGTCCTTATGCAAGTGCACCATACAAAGATAAATTTACGCTATTCAATACGGAAGCTGATTTTCAAAATAGTACGAATTCAGGTTTTTACGTTATTGACCCAAGAGAAAAAATTTGTCTGGTTCGTTTATGGAGCAATACATCAACCGTCCATTTAACAGCACAAGGAGTTGATATTCCAGCAGATATCATCGAATTGATGGATACGATGATCGAAGAATATGAATACTGTATGCAAATGTAA
- the hydA gene encoding dihydropyrimidinase, which yields MSILLKGGIVVSANGRRQLDVRIDGEKIVEMGTHLKTENSTVEDVTECFLLPGFIDAHTHLELNNGKGSMGTADNFYTGSKAAVAKGTTAVIDMATPSKGSSLKDCLAAWDQLAQGNSSCDYTYHMSIIEWNPAIKAEVKAMIDVGITSFKMYMAYDNLRTTDAEIFEAMNEIHKYQGMLGIHCENGDMVNEMIAQFVAEGKLSPHYHPLTRPDSVEAEAVERYLMIADLAGLPVNIVHLSTKRSLEAIKRARARNQKVFVETCPQYLVLDEHLYDGPDFEGAKYVCSPPLRSIGDQQALWDGVIDGQVNTISTDHCSFNFEGQKTIGKEDFSKIPNGMPGVETRPELIYTYGVTTGKISLERMVGLISEDIAKQFALYPQKGIIQAGSDADIVIWDPKTTGVISAKTQLQNVDYTPYDGMQTKGSARAVYLRGQKVAENGQVIAEKQGKFIFRNITKND from the coding sequence ATGTCTATTCTTTTAAAGGGCGGAATCGTAGTTTCCGCTAATGGTCGCCGTCAATTAGATGTAAGAATCGATGGTGAAAAAATTGTTGAAATGGGTACTCATTTAAAAACAGAAAATTCTACAGTCGAAGACGTGACAGAATGTTTTTTACTGCCGGGATTTATCGACGCCCATACTCATTTAGAATTAAACAATGGGAAAGGCTCAATGGGGACTGCAGATAATTTTTATACGGGAAGCAAGGCAGCTGTTGCTAAAGGAACCACTGCAGTGATTGATATGGCGACACCAAGTAAAGGCAGTTCATTAAAAGACTGCCTAGCTGCTTGGGATCAGTTGGCACAGGGGAATAGTTCTTGTGATTATACCTATCATATGTCGATCATTGAGTGGAATCCCGCTATCAAGGCAGAAGTTAAAGCAATGATTGATGTTGGGATTACTTCATTTAAAATGTATATGGCCTATGACAATTTAAGGACAACAGATGCTGAAATATTTGAAGCAATGAATGAGATTCATAAGTACCAAGGAATGCTAGGTATTCATTGTGAAAATGGTGATATGGTCAATGAAATGATTGCTCAATTTGTAGCGGAAGGGAAATTATCACCTCATTATCACCCTTTAACAAGACCTGATTCAGTTGAAGCAGAAGCTGTAGAACGATACTTAATGATTGCAGATTTAGCTGGTTTACCCGTTAATATTGTTCATTTAAGCACAAAACGATCTTTAGAAGCTATAAAACGAGCGAGAGCACGAAATCAAAAAGTCTTTGTGGAAACATGTCCGCAATATTTAGTATTGGACGAACATTTATATGATGGTCCTGACTTTGAAGGAGCGAAGTATGTCTGTTCACCACCGTTACGTAGTATTGGTGATCAGCAGGCTTTATGGGATGGTGTGATCGATGGTCAAGTCAATACGATTTCAACGGATCATTGCAGTTTTAATTTTGAGGGACAAAAGACGATTGGCAAAGAAGATTTTAGTAAAATTCCTAACGGGATGCCGGGTGTCGAAACTCGTCCTGAGTTGATCTATACCTATGGCGTAACGACTGGAAAAATCAGTTTAGAGCGGATGGTTGGTCTGATTTCAGAAGACATTGCCAAACAGTTTGCCTTATATCCACAAAAAGGCATTATCCAAGCTGGCAGCGATGCAGATATCGTCATTTGGGATCCCAAAACTACAGGCGTCATTTCAGCAAAAACTCAGCTACAAAATGTAGATTACACTCCTTATGACGGGATGCAAACAAAAGGCAGCGCGCGAGCCGTTTATCTAAGAGGGCAAAAAGTGGCTGAAAATGGTCAAGTGATCGCAGAAAAACAAGGAAAATTTATTTTCCGGAACATCACCAAAAATGACTAA